From the genome of Melitaea cinxia chromosome 12, ilMelCinx1.1, whole genome shotgun sequence, one region includes:
- the LOC123658749 gene encoding MORN repeat-containing protein 5-like: MRKFSEAHKEECKTVSLDIPRVQRSMKKFPTGSQYEGTWDILGMSGYGVYKFPNDVVYEGEFDDGMFHGQGDLIYPSGAILRGTWKKGRLIERKLIFAEGLEYSETDWKYCRMPDRRFTIEYDNGLNPAGESYLTAEQPPRAIPPGYYDTGDGFYDPKTKAVYKAEDLSAIIRSPSIREQKWIIENCRTSPDLPLGPRKDLYEEWLEPQEMMPKPPPPASTSKAAEIEAQMSRDQDHEIIDEWTSLLWRKSSSRWLPRPIIKFETSL; this comes from the exons ATGAGGAAATTCTCAGAAGCACACAAAGAGGAATGCAA GACCGTATCTTTAGATATACCTCGGGTCCAGCGTTCAATGAAGAAGTTCCCGACGGGCTCTCAGTACGAGGGTACGTGGGATATACTGGGCATGAGTGGATACGGTGTATACAAATTTCCGAATg ATGTGGTATATGAAGGTGAATTCGATGATGGTATGTTCCACGGTCAGGGTGACCTGATATATCCAAGTGGTGCTATCCTTCGTGGAACATGGAAGAAAGGACGGTTGATAGAACGAAAACTTATCTTTGCCGAAGGCTTGGAGTACAGCGAAACAGACTGGAAATATTGTAGGATGCCTGATAGAAG gttCACTATAGAATACGATAATGGTCTAAATCCCGCTGGTGAATCATACCTAACAGCAGAGCAGCCTCCAAGAGCTATACCACCTGGATATTACGACACTGGAGACGGCTTTTATGATCCAAAGACCAAGGCCGTctataaagctgaagatttAAGTGCTATTATAAG GTCGCCATCCATACGTGAGCAAAAATGGATAATTGAAAACTGCCGCACGTCACCAGACCTGCCGCTCGGTCCTCGCAAGGATCTTTACGAGGAATGGCTTGAACCACAAGAAATGATGCCCAAGCCTCCGCCACCAGCCTCTACATCTAAAGCCGCTGAAATTGAAGCACAAATGTCTCGTGACCAAGATCATGAAATC ATAGATGAATGGACAAGTCTCTTGTGGAGAAAATCTTCGTCTAGATGGCTTCCAAGACCCATAATTAAATTTGAgacttctttataa
- the LOC123658255 gene encoding uncharacterized protein LOC123658255: MTNLLKCNKCNIVIDELLSYLQNKISVADEETLVRICTSSFTADDIKNSKSLLFDSIPGDRRKIFRKSKGKEERDIVDIISLLKSVDPDVVLVFVARQLEKLPPILFDHLDCTKILKDILVLKNEVEDIKNSYAKKEDMQDIKNELLRHRYDTLPPASAFKVNTKRGAWMDSGPMGLSHDGHCTFIEDSYTKNSNKSLKDMQLSDEIRRVNEEISSNRQRSDECSDRCAGGELPAQAMSQEATGRASSPSETINAVTSPGRSSTVPRSPIGKQLINTDTTNSVNDERQLSARETTTTISQNKDNEAWKTVVNRKRQIKYRFLGKTGVARDLTCSFRAAERKIPMFITNVHISASEDDIVKHIFNNTQETVVLEKIMMKSNRGHKAYKFLISEHNLSKYMDEKLWPVGVIFRRFVHFKNRKTISAYNDTVYGSSKTHNG; this comes from the coding sequence atgacgaATTTGTTAAAGTGCAATAAGTGTAATATTGTTATCGATGAACTTTTATCgtatttacaaaataagatTTCTGTAGCTGATGAAGAAACACTTGTTCGTATTTGCACCTCCTCTTTTACGGCGGATGACATAAAGAACTCAAAATCCCTTCTTTTTGACTCCATTCCCGGGGatagaagaaaaatatttcgtaaaagTAAAGGAAAGGAGGAGCGGGATATAGTGGATATTATCAGTTTGTTAAAATCTGTTGATCCTGACGTTGTTCTAGTGTTTGTGGCCAGACAACTGGAAAAATTACCACCGATCTTGTTCGATCATTTAGActgtactaaaattttaaaggaCATATTAGTGCTAAAAAATGAAGtagaagatattaaaaattcGTATGCTAAGAAGGAGGATATGCAGGATATAAAAAACGAGCTCCTGAGACATAGATATGATACCTTACCACCGGCATCGGCGTTCAAAGTCAACACAAAACGTGGTGCCTGGATGGATAGCGGGCCTATGGGTTTATCACACGACGGGCATTGTACTTTTATAGAAGattcatatacaaaaaatagtaataaatcctTAAAAGATATGCAACTTTCGGATGAAATAAGGAGGGTAAACGAAGAAATATCAAGTAACCGGCAACGGTCCGACGAATGCAGCGACCGCTGCGCGGGGGGCGAGTTGCCGGCGCAAGCGATGAGTCAGGAGGCGACGGGCCGTGCCTCCTCGCCTAGCGAGACTATCAATGCGGTGACGTCACCCGGGCGTAGTAGTACGGTGCCGCGTTCGCCGATAGGGAAACAGCTGATTAATACCGATACAACAAATAGCGTAAACGATGAAAGACAGCTGAGCGCGCGCGAAACAACAACAACGATTAGTCAAAACAAAGACAATGAAGCATGGAAAACAGTGGTGAATCGCAAAAGACAGATTAAGTATCGGTTTCTTGGAAAAACTGGTGTAGCTCGAGACTTGACGTGCAGTTTCCGTGCCGCGGAACGAAAAATACCAATGTTTATCACTAATGTGCATATATCAGCGTCAGAGGATGACatagttaaacatatttttaataatacgcAGGAAACAGTAGTTCTTGAGAAAATAATGATGAAGTCTAATAGAGGGCACAAAGCATACAAGTTCTTGATATCAGAGCATAATCTATCGAAGTACATGGATGAAAAACTATGGCCTGTGGGTGTAATTTTCCGTCGTTtcgtacattttaaaaacagaaaaacgATTAGTGCTTATAACGACACTGTGTACGGCTCGAGCAAAACTCATAATGGATAG
- the LOC123658413 gene encoding dnaJ homolog subfamily C member 21 — translation MKCHYEVLCVTREASASEIKKAYRRLALQWHPDKNLDNLQEAKEQFQLVQNAYEVLSDPQERAWYDNHREQLLRGAGSSYNDDSFDVYPYFSPSCYKGFGDDPQGFYGVYSEVFSKLASEETDFLDDPEDVANIPKFGNSKTPYEDVHEFYAYWMSFSTNKSYVWLDQYEISQGDNRRVIKLMEKENNKIRQKARKERNEEIRRLVSFVRRKDKRVIEHTKQLQEKAEENKRKAEQVRRERIIQRQKEIEEAKKKEGESSFLQSEEYQKKLSEIESLLAEEFGLSSDDDTISEGGMESSNEESSKTEEVSEMSKATKSSAKNKSAMRNLYCSACNKLFKNINSFENHENSKKHKENVANMAMDDDINISDFEEDVGRQETMTKNEQINGQTEEDDGMGNSTSDIEDNDIRETLSDDSDKIQALPKSQKKKKNKKKSFIPMPESEGNDSHDEMSFNEIEGPSRSRKAKKFNMLKSQIQAKKEANLKKGSQSQTSTENLYEVSSTTPTDDALGDVGFPRDRPSLPKTQRNIKAKKLVERKPLRTKASETEDSSSALNLRCVVCQADFQSKNKLFDHLKKTGHCVPIPQTNVSQKKGKKGNR, via the exons ATGAAGTGCCATTACGAAGTTTTGTGTGTTACACGCGAGGCAAGCGCATCGGAAATAAAAAAAGCCTATCGGCGTCTCGCACTGCAGTGGCATCCTGATAAAAACTTAGACAATTTACAAGAAGCGAAAGAGCAGTTTCAATTAGTGCAGAACGCTTATGAAGTACTCTCTGATCCTCAAGAAAGAGCATG GTATGACAATCATCGCGAGCAATTGTTACGTGGTGCAGGCAGTTCCTATAATGATGATAGTTTTGATGTTTACCCCTACTTTAGTCCGTCCTGTTACAAAGGCTTTGGTGATGATCCCCAAGGATTCTATGGAGTTTATTCTGAG GTATTCTCCAAATTGGCTTCTGAGGAGACAGATTTTCTGGATGACCCAGAAGATGTGGCAAATATTCCTAAATTTGGAAACTCCAAAACTCCTTACGAAGATGTGCATGAATTTTATGCTTATTGGATGTCCTTTTCCACAAATAAAA GTTATGTATGGTTAGACCAATATGAAATATCACAGGGTGATAACCGTAGAGTTATCAAATTGATggagaaagaaaataataaaataagacagAAGGCTCGCAAGGAAAGGAATGAGGAGATAAGAAGGCTAGTGAGCTTTGTACGTAGGAAGGACAAGCGAGTTATTGAACATACAAAGCAACTGCAAGAAAAGGCTGAGGAAAATAAAAGAaag gcTGAACAGGTAAGAAGAGAAAGGATAATTCAAAGACAAAAAGAAATAGAAGAAGCTAAAAAGAAAGAAGGCGAGTCCTCTTTTCTCCAAAGTGAGGAGTATCAGAAGAAACTCAGTGAGATTGAATCCTTGTTAGCAGAAGAGTTTGGTTTGTCTTCCGACGACGACACCATAAGCGAGGGTGGTATGGAAAGCAGCAATGAAGAAAGTTCTAAGACTGAAGAA GTGAGTGAAATGTCAAAGGCAACTAAATCATCAGCTAAGAATAAGTCAGCAATGAGGAACCTGTACTGCTCAGCTtgtaataagttatttaaaaatattaattcatttgAAAATCacgaaaatagtaaaaaacatAAGGAGAATGTCGCAAATATGGCCATGGATGATGACATTAATATTTCTGACTTTGAAGAAGATGTAGGGAGGCAAGAGACTATGACTAAGAATGAACAGATTAATGGACAAACAGAAGAAGATGACGGTATGGGTAATTCAACTTCTGATATAGAAGATAATGACATTAGGGAGACTTTAAGTGATGATTCTGACAAAATAcag GCCTTGCCTAAGAGtcagaagaaaaagaaaaataaaaagaagtcaTTTATACCTATGCCTGAAAGTGAGGGCAACGATAGTCATGATGAAATGAGTTTTAATGAAATTGAGGGTCCTTCTAGAAGTAGGAAAGCTAAGAAGTTTAATATGCTTAAGAGTCAAATACAGGCAAAGAAAGAAGCAAATCTCAAAAAAGGATCACAATCTCAAACTTCAACGGAAAATTTATATGAAGTTTCTAGTACAACACCTACGGATGACGCCCTAGGGGATGTTGGATTTCCAAGAGATAGGCCTTCTTTACCAAAGACTCAAAgaaatataaaagcaaaaaaattagTTGAAAGAAAGCCATTGCGGACAAAAGCTAGCGAGACTGAAGATTCCAGTAGTGCACTGAATCTTAGATGTGTTGTTTGTCAAGCTGATTTCCAGTCAAAGAATAAATTGTttgatcatttaaaaaaaacgggTCATTGTGTACCAATTCCTCAAACTAATGTCAGTCAAAAGAAGGGTAAAAAAGGTAATAGGTAA
- the LOC123658257 gene encoding transmembrane protein 230, translating to MSRFRRRQYDGYISVPNDDSGFSDAQFEAPPQKIPWKALSLAAFLFIVGTSLLLVGSLIVTGHIDTKYSDRLWPMIVLGCIMFLPGAYHMRIAYYAYKEYPGYSFEDIPEFE from the coding sequence ATGTCTCGGTTTAGACGGCGACAGTATGACGGTTATATATCTGTGCCTAACGACGATAGTGGATTTTCGGATGCCCAGTTCGAAGCACCGCCTCAGAAGATACCTTGGAAAGCTTTAAGTTTAGCggcatttttatttatcgttgGAACTTCGTTATTATTAGTAGGAAGTCTTATTGTAACTGGTCATATAGACACCAAATATTCCGACAGATTATGGCCAATGATTGTATTGGGTTGTATAATGTTCCTGCCTGGAGCGTACCATATGAGAATAGCATATTATGCATACAAAGAATATCCAGGATATAGCTTTGAAGACATACCAGAGTTTGAATAA